In the genome of Bacteroidales bacterium, one region contains:
- a CDS encoding TonB-dependent receptor, which translates to MRITFVALFVFTFSTIYSQKFTISGFVSDKETGEKLIGANVYDANTYKGTVANNYGFYSFTTEEKTIKLTFSMIGYATYQETITLEKNLQIDIELKPSIELSEVTVVGNVVESNVRNTQMGLIDVPVKVVANLPALMGEVDIIKSIQLLPGVQSGSEGMSGMYVRGGGPDQNLILLDGVPVYNANHLFGFFSVFNSDAIQNVKLIKGGFPARYGGRLSSVLDISMKEGNKKKIRGVGSIGLISSKLSIDGPISEKTTFIVSGRRTYLDILAIPFVKMYQASKGINKMMTGYFFHDLNAKINHKLSNKSHLYLSTYIGKDKFYMNMENKYSQTYYDSLSGEDIVHEYKEKDKSQLWWGNITTALRWNYLFNDKLFSNTTATFSRYKMFVGTKMEYNNETFIADYLSGIKDYGLKIDFDYYPTVNHKIKFGIAETYHIFNPGVSSAKISNEGEQSSNFEAKNDQLYSHEISTYIEDDIDLDYGFKLNAGLHWSGYLTHGKFYNRLQPRVSALYLINEKVSTKASFAIMQQYINLLANSTIGLPTDLWVPVTKNIAPNNSYQYSVGAVYEHSRDIEISTEIFYKTMDNIIEYKEGASFFSINNDWQEKIVLGKGWSYGAEILIMKKYGNTTGWIGYTWSKSERKFDRPGEEISYGKIFPYKYDRRHDISVVVTHKFNDRLDIGATWVFGTGNATTLEYERYPSVDQLTTWQDPNNTSNSEIPYYETRNNYRMPAYHRLDVGVNFHKEKKRGISTWNISVYNVYNRKNPFFMDWETVDYEGSKKLYYYSIFPIIPSFSWKFEF; encoded by the coding sequence ATGCGAATAACCTTTGTCGCACTCTTTGTTTTTACATTTAGTACAATTTATTCTCAAAAATTCACAATCAGTGGATTTGTTAGTGACAAGGAAACAGGAGAAAAGCTTATCGGAGCAAATGTATACGACGCTAATACCTATAAAGGCACAGTAGCCAATAATTACGGATTTTACTCCTTTACAACCGAAGAGAAAACAATAAAACTCACTTTCTCGATGATTGGTTACGCCACCTACCAAGAGACTATAACTCTTGAAAAAAACTTACAAATTGATATTGAGCTAAAACCCTCAATCGAACTTAGCGAGGTTACTGTTGTTGGCAACGTGGTTGAAAGTAACGTTAGAAACACCCAAATGGGTTTAATAGATGTCCCCGTAAAAGTTGTTGCAAACTTGCCAGCACTAATGGGAGAGGTTGATATAATAAAATCCATTCAGCTTCTACCAGGTGTGCAGTCGGGTTCGGAAGGCATGAGTGGGATGTATGTTCGTGGCGGAGGTCCCGATCAAAATCTTATACTTTTAGATGGTGTTCCGGTTTATAATGCAAACCACTTGTTTGGATTTTTCTCTGTGTTCAACTCCGATGCCATTCAAAATGTGAAACTTATAAAAGGCGGATTCCCTGCACGTTATGGGGGACGACTGTCATCTGTGCTTGACATTTCTATGAAAGAAGGAAACAAAAAGAAAATCAGAGGAGTAGGAAGTATAGGATTAATATCATCGAAACTATCTATAGATGGGCCTATTAGTGAAAAAACAACTTTTATCGTTTCAGGAAGACGGACTTATCTTGATATACTAGCAATTCCATTTGTAAAAATGTATCAGGCTTCAAAAGGCATAAACAAAATGATGACAGGCTACTTTTTTCATGATTTGAATGCTAAAATAAATCATAAGCTATCTAATAAAAGTCACTTATATTTAAGTACTTATATTGGCAAGGATAAATTTTATATGAATATGGAAAATAAATATTCACAGACTTATTACGACAGCCTATCGGGTGAAGATATAGTACATGAATATAAAGAAAAAGACAAATCCCAACTTTGGTGGGGAAACATAACTACTGCATTGCGTTGGAACTATCTGTTTAACGATAAGCTTTTTTCCAATACCACAGCAACATTTAGTCGTTACAAAATGTTTGTAGGAACTAAAATGGAGTACAACAACGAAACATTTATTGCTGACTACTTGTCTGGAATAAAAGACTATGGATTGAAAATTGATTTTGATTACTATCCTACTGTAAATCACAAAATTAAGTTCGGAATTGCCGAAACATATCACATATTTAATCCCGGTGTATCTTCAGCAAAGATTTCAAATGAAGGTGAACAAAGTTCCAATTTTGAGGCAAAAAACGACCAGCTTTATTCTCATGAAATATCGACATATATAGAAGATGATATTGATTTAGATTACGGTTTCAAGCTAAATGCGGGACTACATTGGTCAGGATATCTAACACATGGCAAATTTTATAATCGTCTGCAACCGAGAGTTTCTGCACTATATTTAATTAATGAAAAGGTATCGACAAAAGCCTCGTTTGCTATTATGCAACAATATATCAACCTCTTAGCAAATTCGACCATTGGGTTACCTACTGATTTATGGGTTCCTGTAACAAAAAACATTGCTCCAAACAATTCGTATCAATATTCAGTAGGGGCTGTTTACGAACATAGTCGCGATATTGAAATTAGTACAGAGATTTTTTACAAAACTATGGATAATATAATTGAGTATAAGGAGGGTGCATCGTTTTTTTCAATCAATAATGATTGGCAAGAAAAAATAGTGCTTGGAAAAGGTTGGTCATACGGTGCCGAAATACTTATAATGAAAAAATATGGAAATACAACTGGCTGGATTGGTTATACTTGGTCAAAATCGGAAAGGAAGTTTGACAGACCAGGGGAAGAGATTAGCTACGGAAAAATATTTCCATATAAATATGACAGACGACACGATATAAGCGTGGTAGTAACCCACAAATTTAACGACCGCTTAGATATAGGAGCAACATGGGTTTTCGGGACTGGCAATGCAACTACTCTTGAATATGAACGATATCCCTCTGTAGATCAACTCACAACATGGCAAGATCCAAATAATACATCCAATTCAGAAATACCCTACTATGAAACGCGAAACAACTACCGAATGCCCGCGTATCACAGACTTGACGTTGGAGTAAATTTCCATAAAGAGAAAAAACGTGGTATTAGCACATGGAATATCTCTGTATATAATGTATATAATAGAAAAAATCCATTTTTCATGGATTGGGAAACAGTTGATTATGAAGGTAGTAAAAAACTTTATTACTATAGCATATTCCCAATTATACCATCATTTTCATGGAAATTTGAGTTTTAA
- a CDS encoding transcription antitermination protein NusB — protein MISRRLLRIKAMHIAYAYFNSEGGDIKFFENELNNSIQKFYDLYLAFFSLIVEVRDYANHIIELRKGKLLASEEDLNPNLRFVNNKVIADLENIEEIKRFIETNNTIWKEHSNIIKVVYNTLVESDVYEDYMKHLVNSYSHDKQIVYYILEQIFPDNEDLYQLLEEMSIYWNDDIELVLSMNIRTVQRMKETKSHNNKLFPLYKTKDDHEFVKTLFRKTIANHEHSQQVIAELSESWENERIALIDRTIIELAMTELVSFPLMPVPVTLNEYIDMAKFYSTEKSHIFVNGILEKSVSFLTEKGLIKKRGTGLLNASPEERDNE, from the coding sequence ATGATTAGCAGACGATTACTAAGAATAAAAGCAATGCATATCGCTTATGCGTATTTTAATTCTGAAGGTGGTGATATCAAGTTTTTTGAAAATGAATTGAATAATAGTATTCAAAAGTTTTATGATCTTTATTTAGCATTTTTCTCTCTGATAGTTGAAGTTAGAGACTATGCAAATCACATAATAGAGTTACGTAAAGGCAAGCTGTTGGCTTCTGAGGAGGATCTCAATCCAAATTTGCGTTTTGTTAATAACAAAGTAATTGCAGATTTAGAAAATATCGAAGAGATTAAACGGTTTATTGAAACCAATAATACGATTTGGAAAGAGCACTCCAATATAATTAAAGTAGTTTATAATACTTTAGTTGAGTCAGACGTTTATGAAGATTATATGAAACATCTTGTCAACTCGTACAGTCACGACAAACAGATAGTTTACTATATTTTAGAGCAGATTTTTCCAGATAACGAAGATTTGTATCAACTATTGGAGGAGATGTCGATATATTGGAACGATGATATTGAGCTTGTTCTGAGTATGAACATAAGAACTGTTCAGCGAATGAAAGAGACTAAAAGTCATAATAACAAGTTATTTCCACTGTACAAAACCAAAGATGACCATGAGTTTGTGAAAACATTGTTCCGTAAAACAATTGCAAACCACGAGCATAGCCAACAGGTAATAGCAGAATTATCAGAAAGTTGGGAGAATGAAAGAATTGCATTGATTGATAGAACAATTATTGAGCTTGCAATGACAGAGTTGGTTAGTTTCCCTCTTATGCCTGTTCCTGTTACTTTAAATGAATATATTGATATGGCAAAATTTTACAGTACAGAAAAAAGCCATATTTTTGTAAACGGCATATTAGAGAAATCAGTTAGTTTTTTAACCGAAAAAGGTCTGATAAAAAAGAGAGGTACAGGGTTACTAAATGCTTCTCCAG